One Methylomonas sp. LL1 DNA window includes the following coding sequences:
- the hpnR gene encoding hopanoid C-3 methylase HpnR encodes MKFLAVHPSPLMYTKVFLRLEPLGLELVAETARRHGCQTRLIDLQTESHQDLARLLEDWQPDVVAFSLNYLANVPEVIDLAKFTKTRLPHSFVFIGGHSASFTAEELLEHGEGKIDAILKGEGESGLPLLLQAIKEDRENVHYVPGVVTPRGEGSQPTFVSDLDNLSPARDLIKYRKKYFLGTMDPCASIEFSRGCPWDCSFCSAWTFYGRSYRVMSPEKVLEEMERIREPGVFIVDDVAFIQEKLGFQIGEAIARKGIKKEYYLETRGDVLLRNQDVFKFWKELGMRYMFLGIESIDAEGLEKYRKRIDLSRNFEALEFARSLGIQVAINIIADTDWDHERFRVIRQWCKEVPEIVNISVNTPYPGTESWLTESRNLTTHDYRLFDIQHAVLPTRLPLDEFYAELVETQRVMFTKHMGWTAMRGMSKIIAGNLMRGQTNFVRNLWKFDKVFNPALQLADHKSPIQYQMKPPVRDVRHASAKALSKSLYIHQPLGRSSRQLDAETEKFVDQSRGVLSEKSIG; translated from the coding sequence ATGAAATTTCTGGCCGTGCATCCCAGTCCCTTAATGTATACCAAGGTATTTTTACGCCTCGAGCCGCTGGGCTTGGAGTTGGTGGCTGAAACGGCCAGGCGGCATGGCTGCCAGACACGCTTGATCGATTTACAAACCGAATCCCATCAAGACCTAGCCCGCTTACTAGAAGATTGGCAACCGGATGTCGTGGCATTCTCGTTGAACTATTTGGCCAATGTGCCGGAAGTCATCGATTTGGCAAAATTCACCAAAACCAGACTGCCGCATAGCTTTGTCTTTATTGGCGGCCATAGCGCGTCGTTTACCGCGGAAGAGTTGCTCGAACACGGCGAGGGCAAAATCGACGCCATTCTGAAAGGCGAAGGCGAATCGGGCTTGCCGCTGTTACTGCAAGCCATCAAGGAGGATCGCGAGAACGTGCATTATGTGCCGGGTGTCGTGACTCCGAGGGGAGAAGGATCGCAGCCGACTTTCGTTTCCGACCTGGACAATCTGTCGCCGGCCAGAGACTTGATCAAATATCGCAAGAAATATTTTCTGGGCACGATGGATCCTTGTGCCTCGATCGAATTTTCCAGGGGCTGCCCGTGGGACTGCTCGTTTTGCAGTGCCTGGACTTTTTACGGCCGTAGTTACCGGGTAATGAGTCCGGAAAAAGTGCTTGAAGAAATGGAGCGGATCAGGGAACCGGGCGTTTTTATCGTTGACGATGTTGCTTTCATTCAAGAAAAACTGGGCTTCCAGATAGGAGAAGCCATCGCCAGAAAAGGCATTAAAAAAGAGTATTACCTGGAAACCCGTGGCGATGTGCTGCTGCGTAACCAAGATGTGTTTAAGTTCTGGAAAGAACTCGGCATGAGATATATGTTTTTAGGCATTGAATCCATTGATGCGGAAGGCTTGGAAAAATACCGCAAACGTATCGATTTGAGCCGTAACTTCGAGGCGCTGGAATTTGCCCGCTCCTTGGGCATTCAGGTTGCGATCAACATCATTGCCGATACCGATTGGGATCACGAACGTTTTCGGGTGATCAGGCAATGGTGTAAGGAGGTGCCGGAAATCGTCAATATCAGTGTCAATACGCCCTATCCCGGCACGGAAAGTTGGCTGACCGAGTCGCGCAATCTGACGACCCATGATTATCGATTGTTCGACATACAGCATGCGGTACTGCCGACTCGTTTGCCACTCGACGAGTTTTACGCCGAACTGGTCGAAACGCAACGGGTGATGTTCACCAAGCACATGGGCTGGACCGCGATGCGTGGCATGTCTAAAATAATTGCCGGAAACTTAATGCGCGGCCAGACCAACTTCGTCAGGAATCTTTGGAAATTCGATAAAGTATTCAACCCCGCCCTGCAGTTGGCCGACCATAAATCGCCGATACAATATCAAATGAAGCCGCCGGTTCGCGATGTTCGGCATGCCAGTGCCAAAGCCCTTTCCAAGTCGCTTTACATCCATCAACCACTGGGACGGTCCAGCCGGCAATTGGACGCGGAAACCGAAAAGTTTGTCGATCAGAGCCGAGGGGTCCTGAGTGAAAAATCGATAGGGTAG
- the trpE gene encoding anthranilate synthase component I, which yields MTPAEFTEYAQQGFNRIPVCREVLADLDTPLSAYLKLADGPYSYLFESVHGGEQWGRYSIIGLPCKTRVKISGLTITVEQDGSDTRTFEHAQPLEWIEEFRQQYQVPDVPGLPRFNGGLVGYFGYETIGYIEPRLRASAKPDPIGTPDILLMVSQDLLVFDNLSGKMLLLTHADPAQDNAYHNAKARLDRLVAKLREPHAHPQPHASVKHVHENDFVSGFTQQGFEDAVRKAKQYITDGDCMQVVLSQRMSIPFSASPLDLYRALRCLNPSPYMYYLNLEDFHIVGSSPEILVRLEDNEVTVRPIAGTRRRGETHEQDLELEKELLADPKEIAEHLMLIDLGRNDTGRVAKIGSVKLTDKMIIERYSHVMHIVSNVTGELQEGKNAFDVLAATFPAGTVSGAPKIRAMEIIDELEPVKRGIYSGAVGYISWSGNLDTAIAIRTAVIKDQTLHIQAGAGIVYDSVPRSEWDETMNKGRAVFRAVSMAEAGLGGKA from the coding sequence ATGACACCCGCCGAATTTACCGAATACGCCCAACAAGGCTTCAACCGCATCCCCGTCTGCCGCGAAGTGCTGGCCGACCTGGATACGCCGCTCAGCGCTTATTTAAAATTGGCGGACGGCCCTTATTCTTATTTATTCGAATCGGTACACGGCGGCGAGCAGTGGGGACGTTATTCCATCATCGGCCTGCCTTGCAAAACCAGGGTCAAAATCAGTGGGCTTACGATCACCGTGGAACAGGACGGTAGCGACACCCGAACCTTCGAACATGCCCAGCCATTGGAGTGGATAGAAGAGTTCCGCCAACAATATCAAGTACCGGACGTGCCGGGGCTGCCGCGTTTCAACGGCGGTTTGGTCGGTTATTTCGGCTACGAGACCATAGGCTATATCGAGCCGCGCCTGCGAGCCAGCGCCAAGCCGGACCCTATCGGCACGCCGGACATCTTGTTGATGGTTTCGCAGGACTTGCTGGTGTTCGACAACCTGTCGGGCAAAATGCTGCTGCTGACTCACGCCGACCCTGCCCAGGACAATGCCTATCACAATGCCAAGGCCCGGCTGGATCGGCTGGTGGCGAAACTGCGCGAACCCCACGCCCATCCGCAACCGCATGCGTCGGTCAAGCACGTCCACGAAAACGACTTCGTCTCCGGTTTTACCCAACAGGGTTTCGAGGATGCGGTGCGCAAGGCCAAGCAATACATCACCGACGGCGATTGCATGCAGGTAGTACTGTCGCAGCGCATGTCGATACCGTTCAGCGCCTCGCCGCTCGATCTCTACCGCGCGCTGCGCTGCCTGAATCCATCGCCGTATATGTATTACCTAAATCTGGAAGACTTCCACATCGTCGGCTCTTCTCCGGAAATTCTGGTGCGGCTGGAAGACAACGAAGTCACGGTGCGCCCTATCGCCGGCACCCGCCGCCGCGGCGAAACCCACGAACAGGATTTGGAACTGGAAAAAGAGCTGTTGGCCGACCCCAAGGAAATCGCCGAACATCTGATGCTGATCGACCTGGGCCGCAACGACACCGGCCGGGTCGCCAAGATCGGCAGCGTCAAACTCACCGACAAGATGATCATCGAGCGTTACTCGCATGTGATGCACATCGTCTCCAACGTAACCGGCGAATTGCAGGAAGGCAAAAATGCCTTCGATGTATTGGCGGCCACCTTTCCGGCTGGCACCGTCAGCGGCGCGCCGAAAATCCGCGCCATGGAAATCATCGACGAACTGGAGCCGGTCAAGCGCGGCATTTATTCCGGCGCGGTGGGTTATATCTCCTGGTCAGGCAATCTCGATACCGCGATCGCCATCCGCACCGCCGTGATCAAGGACCAAACATTACACATCCAGGCCGGCGCCGGCATCGTCTATGACTCGGTGCCGCGCAGCGAATGGGATGAAACTATGAATAAAGGTAGAGCGGTGTTCCGCGCCGTCAGCATGGCCGAAGCCGGTCTGGGAGGAAAAGCATGA
- the blaOXA gene encoding class D beta-lactamase — MPKLAFTLFACLFSVGLSAEDATITQLFARQGVGGTMVISSLGGGQTFIHNDARANRKLSPASTFKILNTLIALEEKAIAGEDQVLKWDGQHYEFPAWNKDQTLASAFKTSCVWCFQALARRIGVEKYRYYLQESAYGELTETFDLTTFWLDGALQISALEQVAFLKKLYQRSLPFSALSYQTLRRIMLVELTPAFSLFAKTGWAARSQPQTGWYVGYVETTRDIWFFATSIDIRSEADLPLRQQLSLEALKAKNIIE, encoded by the coding sequence ATGCCCAAACTTGCTTTCACCCTATTTGCCTGTCTATTTTCAGTCGGCCTCTCAGCCGAAGATGCAACCATTACCCAACTCTTCGCCCGGCAAGGCGTAGGCGGAACGATGGTGATCTCATCGCTCGGCGGCGGTCAGACTTTCATCCACAACGATGCCCGCGCCAACCGAAAACTATCGCCGGCCTCCACCTTCAAGATACTGAACACGCTGATTGCGTTGGAAGAAAAGGCCATCGCGGGCGAAGACCAGGTGCTGAAGTGGGATGGCCAACACTATGAATTTCCGGCATGGAATAAGGATCAGACGCTGGCAAGCGCCTTCAAAACGTCGTGTGTCTGGTGTTTTCAGGCGTTGGCGCGTCGGATTGGCGTGGAAAAATACCGGTATTACTTACAGGAATCGGCTTACGGCGAGCTAACCGAGACTTTCGATCTCACTACGTTCTGGCTCGATGGCGCACTACAAATCTCCGCGCTGGAACAAGTGGCATTCCTGAAAAAACTGTATCAGCGTTCGTTGCCCTTCAGTGCCTTGTCCTACCAAACGCTACGGCGGATCATGTTGGTAGAGCTGACTCCGGCTTTTTCCCTCTTTGCCAAGACCGGCTGGGCCGCGCGATCGCAGCCGCAAACCGGCTGGTATGTCGGCTATGTGGAAACAACGCGGGACATCTGGTTTTTCGCCACCAGCATCGACATCCGTAGCGAAGCCGACCTGCCGTTGCGCCAGCAATTGAGCCTTGAAGCGCTAAAAGCCAAGAACATCATCGAATGA
- a CDS encoding anthranilate synthase component II, with amino-acid sequence MSAVKVVMVDNYDSFTYNLVQYFGELGADVTVVRNDEVTVDDIAALRPDKIVISPGPCTPKEAGISVETIRTYAGKIPLLGVCLGHQSIGYAFGGHIIHAKQIMHGKVSPVYHKDVGVFKGLSNPFTATRYHSLVIEQTSLPDCLEVTAWTQDQAGNIDEIMGVRHKTLDVEGVQFHPESILTEHGHDMLRNFLER; translated from the coding sequence ATGAGCGCCGTCAAAGTGGTGATGGTCGATAACTACGATTCGTTCACCTACAACCTGGTGCAATACTTCGGCGAACTCGGCGCCGACGTCACCGTAGTACGCAACGATGAAGTTACCGTCGATGACATCGCAGCCTTGCGCCCGGACAAGATCGTCATTTCCCCAGGCCCCTGCACGCCCAAGGAAGCCGGCATCTCGGTCGAAACTATCCGAACTTACGCCGGTAAAATCCCGCTATTGGGCGTCTGCCTAGGCCACCAAAGCATAGGCTACGCTTTCGGCGGCCACATCATCCACGCCAAGCAAATCATGCACGGCAAGGTGTCGCCGGTATATCACAAGGATGTCGGCGTGTTCAAAGGACTCAGCAACCCCTTCACCGCGACCCGCTACCACTCGTTGGTGATCGAACAAACCAGCTTGCCGGATTGCCTGGAAGTGACGGCCTGGACCCAGGACCAAGCCGGCAACATTGATGAAATCATGGGCGTGCGCCACAAAACCCTGGACGTCGAAGGCGTGCAGTTCCATCCCGAATCGATTTTGACCGAGCATGGGCATGACATGTTGAGGAATTTTTTGGAGCGCTAA
- a CDS encoding efflux RND transporter permease subunit, giving the protein MNVSAWCIRNPIPAMMLFVLLSFGGMLSFKAMKIQNFPDLELPTVTVSASLPGASPSQLETEVARKIENAIATLQGLKHISSIVQDGNVTMTAEFRLEKPVQEALDDVRSAVSKVRADLPGDLRDPIVTKLDLAGSPILAFTVGSAQRDEEALSWFVEDTVAKRLLAVRGVGAVNRVGGVSREITIALDPVKLQALGATAADISRQLHEMQRESAGGRIDLGSGEQPLRAMANVASVDEMRPLQLSLADGRRIRLDQVAKVDDSVAEPRALAMLNGKPVVGFEVTRSRGASEVEVGAGVQKALSELRVANPDIEFTEAFNFVTPVEEEFQGSMTMLYEGGLLAVLVVWLFLRDWRATFISAVALPLSVIPAFLGMDYLGFSLNVITLLALSLVIGILVDDAIVEVENIVRHLRMGKSPYQAAMQAADEIGLAVVATTLALVAVFLPTAFMSGVAGRFFKQFGWTAALAVLASLVVARMLTPMMAAYLLKGSNHSAPKEGFVMRSYMQSAGWCLKHRLITICGAAAFFIGSLFLIPLLPTGFIPADDNPQTQVFVELPPGSSLAQTRASAEAARQLVAGIDFVKNVYTTIGGGSAGTDPMAGAQGSGEVRKATLTITLANRQDRPVRKQVIEQNIRKALEKLPGVRTKVGLGASGEKYILVLSGDDPQALSSAARSLERDLRTIPGLGSIASSAALVRPEIAVRPDFARAADLGVTTTALAETLRIATIGDYDWSLSKLNLANRQVPVVVKLAAEGRHDLSVLERLAVPSAKAGIGAVMVSQVAKLELSNGPAVIVRYDRSRNINFEIELSGMPLGDVTAAVENLPSIKNLPAGVKRVNIGDAEMMGELFGSFGLAMLTGVLCIFIVLVLLFKDFLQPITILAALPLAFGGGFVALLLTGKAFSMPSLIGLVMLMGIATKNSILLVEYAIVARREHGMSRMEALLDACHKRARPIVMTTIAMGAGMLPIAIGMGNADSSFRSPMAIAVIGGLVTSTLLSLLVIPVAYTYLDDFKNWSSALWKRYFTANASVAESRFSD; this is encoded by the coding sequence ATGAACGTCTCGGCCTGGTGTATCCGCAATCCGATCCCGGCGATGATGCTGTTCGTATTGCTCAGTTTCGGCGGCATGCTCAGCTTTAAAGCCATGAAGATTCAGAATTTTCCCGATCTGGAGCTGCCTACCGTCACCGTCTCGGCATCGCTGCCCGGCGCTTCACCGTCGCAACTGGAAACCGAGGTGGCGCGAAAAATCGAAAACGCCATCGCCACCTTGCAGGGTTTGAAGCACATTAGCTCCATCGTTCAGGACGGCAATGTCACAATGACCGCCGAATTCCGCCTGGAAAAACCGGTGCAGGAAGCCTTGGACGACGTACGTTCCGCCGTGTCCAAAGTCCGCGCCGATTTGCCCGGCGATTTACGCGACCCCATCGTTACCAAGCTGGATTTGGCCGGTTCGCCGATCTTGGCGTTTACGGTCGGCTCCGCACAACGCGATGAGGAAGCACTGTCGTGGTTTGTCGAAGACACGGTCGCCAAACGGCTGTTGGCAGTGCGCGGCGTGGGCGCGGTCAATCGGGTGGGCGGCGTCAGCCGCGAGATCACCATCGCGCTGGACCCGGTCAAGCTGCAGGCCTTGGGCGCGACGGCGGCCGACATTTCCCGCCAATTGCACGAAATGCAACGCGAGAGCGCCGGCGGCCGCATCGACTTGGGCAGCGGCGAACAACCGCTACGGGCCATGGCGAACGTGGCCTCGGTGGATGAAATGCGGCCGCTGCAACTGTCCTTGGCCGACGGCCGCCGTATCCGGCTCGATCAAGTGGCCAAGGTCGACGACTCGGTCGCCGAACCGCGCGCCTTGGCCATGCTGAACGGCAAACCGGTCGTCGGCTTCGAAGTCACCCGCAGCCGGGGCGCCAGCGAAGTGGAAGTTGGCGCCGGCGTGCAAAAAGCGCTAAGCGAACTGCGCGTTGCCAACCCGGATATCGAATTCACCGAAGCCTTCAACTTCGTCACCCCGGTCGAGGAAGAGTTTCAGGGCTCGATGACCATGCTCTACGAAGGCGGCTTGCTGGCGGTATTGGTGGTCTGGCTGTTTTTACGCGACTGGCGGGCCACCTTCATTTCCGCCGTCGCGCTGCCGCTGTCGGTGATTCCGGCCTTCCTGGGCATGGATTATTTGGGCTTCTCGCTCAATGTGATCACGCTGTTGGCTTTGTCCTTGGTGATAGGCATCTTGGTGGACGATGCCATCGTCGAAGTGGAAAACATCGTCCGCCACCTGCGGATGGGCAAATCGCCCTACCAAGCCGCGATGCAGGCCGCCGACGAAATCGGCCTGGCCGTAGTGGCGACCACCCTGGCGCTGGTCGCGGTCTTTCTACCCACCGCCTTCATGAGTGGTGTCGCCGGCCGGTTTTTCAAGCAATTCGGCTGGACGGCGGCGCTGGCGGTGTTGGCCTCGTTGGTGGTCGCCAGGATGCTGACGCCGATGATGGCCGCCTATCTGTTGAAAGGCAGTAATCACTCGGCGCCCAAGGAAGGTTTCGTGATGCGCAGCTATATGCAATCGGCCGGCTGGTGTTTGAAGCATAGATTAATCACGATCTGCGGTGCGGCGGCGTTTTTTATCGGCTCGCTGTTTTTGATTCCATTACTTCCCACCGGCTTCATCCCGGCGGACGACAATCCGCAAACCCAGGTTTTCGTGGAATTGCCGCCGGGTTCAAGCCTGGCGCAAACCAGAGCATCGGCCGAAGCCGCCAGACAATTGGTCGCCGGTATCGATTTTGTGAAAAATGTTTACACCACCATCGGCGGCGGCTCCGCCGGCACCGACCCGATGGCTGGCGCCCAAGGCAGCGGCGAGGTCCGCAAGGCCACGCTGACGATTACCTTGGCCAATCGCCAAGATAGGCCGGTGCGCAAGCAGGTCATCGAGCAAAACATCCGTAAGGCGCTGGAAAAGCTGCCCGGCGTGCGCACCAAAGTCGGGCTGGGCGCTTCCGGCGAGAAGTATATATTAGTGTTGAGCGGCGACGATCCGCAAGCCTTGAGCAGCGCGGCCCGCAGCCTGGAGCGCGATCTTAGAACCATTCCCGGCCTGGGCAGCATTGCCTCCAGCGCCGCGCTGGTGCGGCCGGAAATTGCGGTACGACCCGACTTTGCCCGCGCCGCCGATTTGGGCGTCACCACCACCGCACTGGCGGAAACCCTGCGCATCGCCACGATCGGCGATTACGATTGGTCTTTGTCCAAACTCAACCTGGCAAATCGCCAAGTACCGGTGGTCGTCAAGTTGGCCGCGGAAGGACGGCACGATCTGTCCGTGTTGGAACGTCTGGCGGTGCCGTCCGCTAAAGCCGGCATCGGCGCGGTGATGGTCAGCCAAGTGGCCAAGCTGGAACTATCCAACGGGCCGGCCGTGATCGTCCGCTACGACCGTTCGCGCAATATCAATTTTGAAATCGAATTGTCCGGCATGCCGCTGGGAGACGTCACCGCCGCGGTGGAAAATCTGCCCAGCATCAAGAATTTGCCGGCCGGCGTCAAGCGCGTCAACATCGGCGACGCCGAAATGATGGGAGAGTTGTTCGGCAGCTTCGGCCTGGCGATGCTGACCGGCGTGCTTTGCATCTTTATCGTGCTGGTATTGCTGTTCAAGGATTTTTTACAACCCATCACCATTTTAGCGGCGCTGCCGCTGGCGTTCGGCGGCGGCTTCGTGGCGCTGTTGTTGACCGGCAAGGCCTTTTCGATGCCGTCGTTGATCGGTCTGGTGATGCTGATGGGGATCGCCACCAAGAACTCCATCCTGCTGGTCGAATACGCCATTGTCGCGCGGCGCGAGCACGGCATGAGCCGCATGGAGGCGCTACTGGATGCTTGCCATAAGCGGGCCAGACCGATCGTGATGACCACCATCGCGATGGGTGCCGGCATGCTGCCGATTGCGATCGGCATGGGAAACGCCGATTCATCCTTCCGCAGCCCGATGGCGATTGCGGTGATCGGCGGCCTGGTGACCTCCACCTTGCTCAGCCTATTGGTGATTCCGGTGGCCTATACCTATCTGGACGACTTCAAAAATTGGAGCTCGGCGCTTTGGAAACGCTACTTCACAGCCAATGCATCCGTTGCCGAATCGAGATTTTCGGATTGA
- the bfr gene encoding bacterioferritin: MKGNEQVIAHLNELLAGELTAIDQYFIHSRIYENWGFGKLYERIAHEVMDETNHADALIKRILFLEGMPDLSQREPLNVGHSVEEMLRNDLAVELKVIQELRKVMAFCESVRDYQTREILRVMLDDTEHDHAHWLEQQLGLIGSIGLQNYLQSQM, encoded by the coding sequence ATGAAAGGCAACGAACAAGTCATCGCACATTTAAACGAATTATTGGCTGGCGAATTGACCGCCATCGATCAGTACTTCATCCATTCCCGGATCTACGAAAACTGGGGTTTCGGCAAATTGTACGAACGCATCGCTCACGAAGTAATGGACGAAACCAATCATGCCGACGCATTGATCAAGCGCATCTTGTTTTTGGAAGGCATGCCGGATTTATCCCAGCGCGAACCTCTAAATGTTGGCCATAGCGTCGAAGAAATGTTGAGAAACGATCTGGCCGTGGAACTGAAAGTGATCCAAGAGTTGCGCAAGGTCATGGCGTTTTGCGAATCGGTGCGTGACTATCAGACACGCGAGATTTTACGCGTCATGTTGGATGACACGGAACACGATCATGCCCATTGGCTGGAACAGCAGCTCGGCTTGATCGGCAGTATTGGCCTGCAAAATTATCTGCAATCGCAAATGTAA
- a CDS encoding very short patch repair endonuclease — MSRVRNKDSIPEMKLRRLVHGLGYRYRLHVGKLPGKPDLVFPGRRSVIFMHGCFWHRHPGCKLARLPKSKLDFWVEKLEGNKQRDITHQKQLWELGWRVLVIWECEMDDLETVSLRVKEFLDTEQVNSNEIS, encoded by the coding sequence ATGTCCAGGGTTCGAAACAAGGATTCGATCCCGGAAATGAAATTGCGACGACTGGTTCATGGCTTGGGTTACCGCTATCGATTGCATGTTGGCAAACTGCCTGGAAAACCGGATTTGGTTTTTCCAGGCAGACGCTCGGTAATATTCATGCACGGCTGTTTTTGGCATAGGCATCCCGGTTGTAAATTAGCCAGACTGCCGAAATCCAAACTGGATTTCTGGGTTGAAAAATTGGAAGGCAATAAACAGCGCGACATAACGCACCAGAAACAATTATGGGAACTTGGGTGGAGGGTCTTGGTTATTTGGGAATGCGAAATGGACGATCTTGAAACTGTATCTTTGCGAGTTAAAGAATTTCTGGACACCGAACAGGTAAATAGTAATGAAATCAGTTGA
- a CDS encoding efflux RND transporter periplasmic adaptor subunit, with the protein MTQGKIATLLATLVLLVGFGVAISRANRPSPPDAPPAANPALSVSVVRPQMRDIPVSLTANGSIAAWQEAVIGAEVGELRLSAVNVQVGEAVRKGQILATFSEESVQADVAQSRAVVAEAEANLADAKVNADRATRLASKALSAQQVDQYLTTEKTALAKLQLAKAQLDAQLLRLKYTKVLASDDGVISSRSATLGAVAAKGEELFRLIRQNRLEWRGEVTAAEMPQLKPGISVTVEVPNVGSIDGAVRFLAPTLDVQNRNGLVYVDLPDATLKGLRAGMFARGEFHLGASAGLTVPQEALSLRDGFSYVFRLADQAGDRARVQQVKVQLGRRIGDALEILSGLQPDDQLVAGGASFLADGDSVRVVTP; encoded by the coding sequence ATGACCCAAGGAAAAATAGCCACGCTATTAGCCACCCTAGTATTACTCGTCGGTTTTGGCGTGGCAATCAGCCGCGCCAACAGGCCAAGTCCACCGGACGCGCCGCCAGCCGCCAATCCGGCGCTCAGTGTTTCGGTAGTCAGGCCGCAAATGCGTGATATTCCGGTTAGCCTAACGGCAAACGGTTCGATCGCGGCCTGGCAGGAGGCTGTGATCGGCGCTGAAGTGGGCGAGCTGCGCCTGAGCGCTGTCAATGTGCAGGTGGGCGAAGCGGTTAGGAAGGGCCAGATATTGGCGACTTTCTCCGAAGAAAGCGTGCAGGCCGATGTGGCTCAAAGCCGAGCGGTCGTGGCCGAGGCCGAAGCCAACCTGGCGGATGCCAAGGTTAACGCCGATCGGGCAACAAGGCTCGCCAGCAAGGCCTTAAGTGCTCAACAAGTAGATCAATATCTGACGACCGAGAAAACCGCCCTTGCCAAGCTGCAATTGGCCAAGGCGCAACTGGATGCGCAATTGCTACGGCTGAAATACACCAAGGTATTGGCCAGCGACGATGGCGTGATTTCATCGCGCAGCGCCACCTTGGGCGCGGTTGCGGCCAAGGGCGAGGAGTTGTTTCGCTTGATCCGGCAAAACCGGCTGGAATGGCGCGGCGAAGTCACCGCCGCTGAAATGCCCCAACTCAAGCCCGGTATTAGCGTGACGGTCGAAGTGCCCAATGTCGGCAGCATTGATGGCGCTGTGCGCTTTCTGGCCCCGACCCTGGATGTTCAAAACCGTAACGGTCTGGTCTACGTCGATTTGCCAGATGCCACACTCAAGGGATTGCGCGCCGGGATGTTTGCCCGAGGCGAATTTCACTTGGGCGCCAGTGCCGGCCTGACCGTACCGCAAGAAGCGCTGTCGCTCCGGGACGGCTTCAGCTATGTATTCCGTCTGGCCGATCAAGCCGGCGACCGGGCACGCGTTCAGCAGGTCAAAGTACAGTTGGGCCGCAGAATCGGCGATGCATTGGAAATTTTGTCCGGGCTTCAGCCTGACGACCAACTGGTAGCCGGCGGCGCCTCCTTCCTGGCCGACGGCGATAGCGTCAGGGTGGTGACCCCATGA
- a CDS encoding CerR family C-terminal domain-containing protein, translating to MGISENSETETPDARSRLVMSALRLFAEKGYKAASTRDICEAAGANISAIRYYFGDKAGLYRAAFTEPMGDTSCGSNVATYADLPLAEVLGRFFSEFLEPLKKGEELGLVMKLHYREMIEPTGAWQQEIDAEIKPQHEALASLLKQHLGLRRIDADLHRLVFAMIGMAVHFYVGQEIVSAISPQILSAPKAVDVLAERLAGYAVAMIAGEAARRAEGGIHEE from the coding sequence ATGGGCATTAGCGAAAATTCCGAAACAGAAACTCCCGACGCCCGCAGCCGGCTGGTGATGTCGGCATTGCGGCTGTTTGCCGAAAAAGGCTACAAGGCCGCCTCCACCCGAGATATCTGTGAAGCGGCGGGGGCAAATATTTCTGCCATACGTTATTACTTCGGCGATAAGGCCGGCCTGTATCGTGCCGCCTTTACCGAGCCGATGGGCGACACATCTTGTGGTTCCAATGTCGCAACTTATGCCGACTTACCGTTGGCCGAAGTGCTGGGCCGATTTTTCAGCGAGTTTCTCGAGCCTCTGAAAAAAGGCGAGGAGTTGGGGCTGGTGATGAAGCTGCACTACCGGGAAATGATCGAGCCGACCGGTGCCTGGCAACAGGAAATCGACGCGGAAATCAAGCCGCAACATGAAGCGCTGGCTTCGCTGCTCAAACAACATTTGGGTTTGCGCCGCATCGATGCGGATTTGCATAGGCTGGTTTTCGCGATGATAGGCATGGCGGTGCATTTTTATGTCGGACAAGAAATCGTGTCGGCCATCTCGCCGCAAATTTTGAGCGCCCCCAAAGCCGTTGATGTATTGGCCGAACGTCTGGCCGGCTACGCGGTAGCGATGATAGCAGGCGAAGCCGCGCGCCGTGCCGAGGGCGGCATTCATGAAGAATAA